From Besnoitia besnoiti strain Bb-Ger1 chromosome X, whole genome shotgun sequence, one genomic window encodes:
- a CDS encoding hypothetical protein (encoded by transcript BESB_015700) yields the protein MRLYRVIARKKLARLERACWSLAAPEVPLLSHEARRLSSGAGRSFRKLSPSSSATATPRPARKAKAGRGERLAEGLNEVAGRQRLAAEDTARGRGARKGNWERMGAPGGLSSCMRRINPLNPTSGVRRAFLAAPLLLSLPAKRKGVCSSSVKLAARRERAGRAPPRCVPLRLDYLSAFSGEYILRVALLV from the exons ATGCGGCTCTACAGAGTCATCGCACGCAAGAAGCTAGCGAGACTCGAGAGGGCCTGCTGGTCGCTCGCGGCCCCCGAggttcctctcctctcccacgaggcgcggcgcctgtcgTCTGGAGCCGGTCGAAGCTTTAGAAAGCTGTCTCCGTCGAGCTCGGCTACCGCTactccgcgccctgcgcgcaaGGCGA AAgccgggcgaggagagaggctgGCCGAAGGCCTCAACGAGGTTGCGGGCAGACAGCGCCTGGCCGCGGAAGACACCGCCagggggcgaggcgcgcgcaaaGGCAATTGGGAACGCATGGGCGCCCCTGGCGGGCTGtccagctgcatgcgccgcatAAACCCTCTAAACCCGACTTCGGGGGTCCGGAGGGCTTTTTTGGCAGCGCCTCTGTTGTTGAGCCTCCCCGCAAAGCGCAAGGGAGTCTGTTCGTCTTCGGTTAAACTCGCGGCTCGGCGGGAGCGCGCGGGCAGGGCGCCACCGCGTTGCGTACCTCTTAGGCtggattatttatcagctttttctggggagtatatactccGGGTGGCACTACTGGTTTGA